One window of Thermus caldifontis genomic DNA carries:
- a CDS encoding RNA-guided endonuclease InsQ/TnpB family protein, whose translation HWYIVFTCEVQSQPLPPSDKAVGIDLGTNPHFLITSDGETVEAPRYFQKAEERLAKAQRELCGKKKGSYRYKQARRRVAKLHRKIANQRKDFHHKTARRLVNNYGIIVHEDLNILGLARSYVAKGVMDAGWAQFLRILAYKAAEAGRRVVGVDPKHTSQDCPVCGYRERRPLWVREYTCPQCGTHQHRDVAAAINILARAWVSPQGYLAGACGDR comes from the coding sequence GCATTGGTACATCGTCTTCACCTGCGAGGTGCAGTCCCAACCCCTTCCCCCAAGCGACAAAGCGGTAGGCATAGACCTGGGCACCAACCCCCACTTCCTCATCACCTCGGATGGGGAAACGGTGGAGGCTCCCCGGTACTTCCAGAAGGCAGAGGAGAGGCTTGCCAAAGCTCAAAGGGAGCTCTGCGGAAAGAAGAAGGGAAGCTATCGCTACAAGCAGGCCAGAAGGCGGGTTGCCAAACTCCACCGCAAAATCGCCAACCAACGTAAAGACTTCCACCATAAGACGGCAAGGAGGCTGGTCAACAACTATGGAATCATCGTCCACGAAGACCTGAACATCCTTGGCCTGGCCCGCTCCTATGTTGCCAAGGGAGTGATGGATGCGGGCTGGGCGCAGTTTCTCCGGATCCTCGCCTACAAAGCGGCGGAGGCTGGTAGGCGGGTTGTGGGGGTAGACCCCAAACACACAAGCCAAGACTGTCCGGTGTGCGGCTACAGGGAGAGGCGACCGCTTTGGGTGCGGGAGTACACCTGCCCCCAATGCGGTACCCACCAGCATCGGGATGTAGCGGCCGCCATCAACATCTTGGCTAGGGCTTGGGTCAGCCCGCAGGGCTATCTTGCCGGAGCCTGCGGGGATAGGTAG